One Rhodoluna sp. KAS3 DNA window includes the following coding sequences:
- the ftsE gene encoding cell division ATP-binding protein FtsE codes for MISISNVTKQYKGSPRPALNAVSLEIEKGDFVFLVGASGSGKSSLMRLMLREDVPTSGSVHVLGENLVGIPSRRIPFFRRRLGVVFQDFRLLPNKTIAQNVAFSLEVIGKSQGFIQEAVPDVLRLVGLEGKADRLPSELSGGEQQRVALARAIVNKPAILLADEPTGNLDPSTSEEIMALIERINLNGTTVVMATHDRGIVDRLKKRVVELQHGVIIRDEVGGSYR; via the coding sequence ATGATTAGCATCTCGAACGTCACCAAACAGTACAAAGGCTCGCCTCGGCCGGCTTTGAATGCTGTTTCTCTCGAAATTGAGAAGGGTGATTTTGTCTTTCTGGTTGGAGCCTCTGGCTCTGGCAAATCCTCGCTTATGCGCCTAATGTTGCGCGAGGACGTTCCGACATCAGGCTCAGTCCATGTGCTCGGTGAAAACCTAGTCGGTATTCCGAGCCGCCGAATCCCATTCTTCCGCAGGCGCCTTGGAGTTGTTTTTCAGGATTTCAGGTTGTTGCCTAACAAGACCATTGCGCAAAACGTTGCTTTTAGCCTCGAGGTTATTGGCAAGTCTCAGGGTTTCATTCAAGAGGCAGTGCCAGATGTTTTGAGGCTTGTCGGACTTGAAGGTAAAGCAGACCGCCTGCCAAGTGAGCTATCGGGTGGAGAGCAGCAGAGAGTTGCCCTGGCCCGCGCGATTGTCAACAAACCTGCGATTTTGCTAGCTGACGAACCGACCGGAAACCTTGATCCGTCAACTTCAGAAGAGATTATGGCTCTGATCGAGCGCATCAACCTAAATGGCACGACGGTGGTTATGGCAACCCACGACCGGGGCATAGTCGACCGCCTCAAGAAGCGCGTGGTTGAGCTTCAGCACGGTGTGATTATTCGTGATGAAGTGGGTGGCTCTTACCGATGA
- the smpB gene encoding SsrA-binding protein SmpB — translation MPRERGQKVVASNRKARHDYLIIDVYEAGMVLTGPEVKSLRAGRASLVDGYATIEGGEVWLENVHIPEYTQATWNNHPARRKRKLLLNGHEIYKLMGKIKESGFTLVPLSIYFKDGRAKVELALAKGKREYDKRQTLKEQTDKREAARAMSTKGKDW, via the coding sequence ATGCCAAGAGAACGTGGACAAAAGGTTGTTGCCAGCAACCGCAAGGCCCGTCACGACTACCTAATTATTGACGTGTACGAGGCTGGCATGGTGCTAACCGGTCCAGAGGTTAAGTCCCTGAGGGCTGGCCGAGCCTCTCTTGTAGACGGATATGCCACCATCGAGGGTGGCGAGGTTTGGCTAGAGAACGTGCATATTCCTGAGTACACCCAGGCCACTTGGAACAACCATCCGGCCCGTCGCAAGCGCAAGTTGCTTTTGAACGGTCATGAGATTTATAAATTGATGGGCAAAATCAAGGAATCTGGTTTTACTTTGGTGCCGCTATCGATTTACTTCAAAGATGGCCGTGCCAAAGTCGAGCTTGCTCTAGCAAAGGGAAAGCGCGAGTATGACAAGCGCCAGACGCTCAAGGAGCAGACGGACAAACGTGAGGCAGCCCGCGCGATGTCGACTAAGGGCAAGGACTGGTAA
- the prfB gene encoding peptide chain release factor 2 — translation MADLDLTQEIRDLRATFADIGHVVDVEKLAREVLELKEQASDPNIWDDAANAQRVTSALSHKQNMINKLESVQSRLDDLEVLVELANDAADASVQSEAKSELESLQKLVSELEVQTLLNGEYDSRAAVVTIRSGAGGDDATDFAEMLMRMYLRYAEKQKMPVQVLDTSYAEGAGIKSATFEIDAPFAFGTLSVEAGTHRLVRMSPFNAAGKRQTSFAAVEVVPLVEQTEAIEIPENEIRIDVFRSSGPGGQSVNTTDSAVRITHLPTGTVVSCQNEKSQIQNKAAAMRVLQSRLLEIRRREEEAKKKQIAGDVKASWGEQMRSYVLAPYQMVKDLRTDYEVNNPSAVFDGDLDGFIAAGIRWRKQTQLGA, via the coding sequence ATGGCAGACCTGGACCTCACTCAAGAAATACGCGACTTACGCGCAACTTTTGCCGACATCGGCCATGTTGTAGATGTCGAGAAGCTGGCCCGCGAGGTGCTGGAGCTGAAGGAGCAAGCCTCTGACCCGAACATTTGGGACGATGCCGCCAATGCTCAGCGGGTTACCAGTGCGCTTTCCCACAAGCAAAACATGATTAACAAACTCGAATCGGTTCAATCGCGTCTTGATGACCTTGAAGTTTTAGTTGAGTTGGCAAATGATGCCGCTGATGCCAGTGTTCAATCAGAGGCCAAATCTGAGCTCGAGTCGTTGCAAAAGCTGGTTTCAGAGCTCGAGGTTCAAACCCTGCTGAATGGTGAATACGATTCCAGAGCCGCCGTGGTGACCATTCGGTCAGGTGCCGGCGGTGACGACGCAACTGATTTTGCCGAGATGCTCATGCGCATGTACCTGCGCTACGCAGAGAAACAGAAAATGCCGGTTCAAGTGCTGGACACGTCATACGCGGAGGGCGCCGGTATCAAGTCGGCAACTTTTGAGATCGATGCGCCATTCGCTTTTGGAACACTGTCTGTCGAGGCCGGCACGCATCGACTGGTTCGAATGAGTCCATTCAACGCCGCTGGTAAGCGCCAGACCTCATTCGCTGCAGTCGAAGTTGTTCCTTTGGTTGAGCAAACTGAAGCTATCGAGATTCCCGAGAATGAAATTCGCATCGATGTTTTCCGTTCATCGGGGCCAGGCGGGCAATCGGTTAACACGACTGATTCAGCTGTGCGAATTACCCACCTGCCAACCGGAACTGTCGTGAGTTGCCAGAATGAAAAAAGCCAAATCCAAAACAAAGCTGCTGCGATGCGCGTTTTGCAGTCTCGATTGCTAGAGATTCGTCGACGCGAAGAAGAAGCTAAAAAGAAACAAATTGCCGGTGACGTCAAGGCAAGTTGGGGTGAGCAGATGCGTTCATACGTTTTGGCCCCCTACCAAATGGTCAAAGATCTGCGCACTGACTACGAAGTCAACAACCCTTCCGCGGTTTTCGACGGAGATCTTGACGGGTTTATCGCTGCGGGCATTCGCTGGCGCAAGCAGACACAACTCGGCGCTTAG
- a CDS encoding trimeric intracellular cation channel family protein: MSSASSVAEWLVSYGALAFEVIGTLAFALSGLIEAARKRLDLVGMAIVTALAAFGGGTLRDILLDRRPFFWVENWGWIWVILGLCALALLFMRARHIELTERSMQWPDALGLGIFAATGTQIAIEAGMPAIIAVIMGVITPVFGGVLRDVVVNEIPRAFNDHQPYAVVAFAGAWLVVLLNALNWGAFWSVSISAAAIVALRMIAVGLGWRLPTWRV, translated from the coding sequence ATGTCCTCAGCCTCTTCCGTTGCCGAATGGTTAGTCTCCTATGGCGCCCTAGCCTTCGAGGTAATTGGTACATTGGCGTTTGCCCTTTCCGGTTTGATCGAGGCTGCCCGTAAGCGGCTTGATCTTGTCGGCATGGCAATTGTCACCGCGCTGGCTGCCTTCGGCGGCGGAACACTTCGTGACATTCTCTTGGACCGCCGGCCATTTTTTTGGGTTGAAAACTGGGGCTGGATTTGGGTGATTCTTGGTCTCTGCGCGCTAGCGCTGCTCTTTATGCGCGCCCGTCACATTGAACTAACTGAACGCTCGATGCAATGGCCAGATGCGCTTGGGTTAGGCATTTTTGCCGCAACGGGTACTCAGATTGCTATTGAGGCTGGAATGCCGGCGATCATCGCGGTAATTATGGGTGTGATCACACCGGTCTTTGGTGGCGTTTTGCGAGACGTGGTGGTAAATGAAATTCCACGCGCTTTCAATGACCACCAGCCTTACGCAGTGGTGGCGTTTGCCGGGGCCTGGCTAGTGGTTTTGCTTAACGCTCTCAACTGGGGTGCGTTTTGGTCGGTCAGTATTTCGGCCGCAGCCATCGTTGCACTCCGAATGATCGCGGTTGGGCTCGGTTGGCGACTACCAACCTGGCGTGTCTAG
- the ftsX gene encoding permease-like cell division protein FtsX translates to MKFLLSEIRQGLFRNLSMVVSVILVTFISLTFVGTASLLQLQIGQMKNYWYDRAQVAIYLCSEVSPADVCPQGEASDDLKAAVEEKLNSPTLAAYVEKYYFEDHDQAYATFQEQFKDNAVAKYVSKNQLNETFWVKLEDSTQSQIIAESFGGVAGVEEVRDQRTYLDQIFSILNAASIASIGVAVLMLFSAALLISTTIRLSAFSRRRELGIMRLVGASNFYIQLPFILEGVVAATIGSVLAGGAVLGIVQFFVQGYLAERLPFTSFVTLADGLLVVPLLIAAGIVLAAGASGLAIRRYLRI, encoded by the coding sequence ATGAAATTTCTTTTGAGCGAGATCCGTCAGGGCCTATTCCGCAACTTATCGATGGTGGTATCGGTGATTTTGGTCACCTTTATTTCGTTGACTTTCGTAGGAACCGCGTCGCTGCTACAGCTTCAAATTGGCCAGATGAAAAACTACTGGTACGACCGAGCCCAGGTGGCAATCTACCTCTGCAGCGAAGTTTCGCCGGCGGATGTTTGCCCTCAGGGGGAGGCTTCGGATGACCTGAAGGCTGCTGTCGAAGAGAAGCTCAACTCGCCGACTTTGGCTGCCTACGTTGAAAAGTACTACTTCGAGGATCACGATCAGGCCTACGCGACTTTCCAGGAGCAGTTCAAGGACAACGCCGTTGCAAAGTACGTTTCGAAGAATCAGCTCAACGAGACCTTCTGGGTAAAGCTTGAAGATTCAACTCAGAGCCAAATCATTGCCGAGAGTTTTGGTGGCGTGGCCGGAGTTGAAGAAGTGCGCGATCAGCGAACCTACCTAGATCAAATCTTTAGCATTCTCAACGCTGCGTCGATCGCGTCCATCGGTGTTGCGGTTCTCATGCTTTTCTCAGCTGCCCTGCTGATTTCAACCACAATCAGACTGAGTGCGTTTAGTCGCCGGCGTGAGCTGGGAATCATGCGTCTTGTCGGTGCCAGCAACTTCTACATCCAACTGCCATTCATCCTTGAGGGTGTTGTCGCGGCCACGATTGGATCGGTATTGGCTGGCGGTGCGGTTCTTGGAATCGTTCAATTCTTTGTGCAGGGTTACCTGGCCGAACGTCTACCGTTCACCAGCTTTGTAACGCTGGCTGATGGATTGCTCGTGGTTCCGCTGCTGATTGCTGCTGGAATTGTCCTGGCTGCCGGGGCCTCTGGTTTGGCTATCCGCAGATACCTGCGAATATAG